The following are encoded together in the Glycine soja cultivar W05 chromosome 5, ASM419377v2, whole genome shotgun sequence genome:
- the LOC114412426 gene encoding F-box protein SKIP2-like — protein sequence MRDKHVLVHSIPHQNPAFHIIFFFISPMGQAPSTPVSSTDLSHRDIFTTDESIGRDYTADIPDECLAGIFQFLSSVDRKTCSAVCRRWLRVDGENRQRLSLNAKASLVDFVPSLFSRFDSVTKLALRCDRKSTSVNDDALVLISLRCRNLVRLKLRGCREVTEHGMADVAKNCTNLKKLSCGSCAFGAKGVYAFVNNSIVLEEVSIKRLRGVEKDNNDGVDGAESLPLSVTSSSLRSICLKELVNGHCFAPLIVNSKKLETLKLIRCLGDWDVTLESVGKLNSGLVEIHLEKVQVSDVGLLGVSKCLKLESLHLVKTPECSDVGLCEVAERCKMLKKLHIDGWRTNRIGDCGLMSVAKHCPNLQELVLIAMYPTSLSLAAIVSGCQGLERFALCGICTVGDAEIESIVAKCGALRKLCIKGCPVSNAGIAALASGCPNLVKLKVRKCRRVNGEVVEWLRERRSSLVFSIDYSTEVEALDGSGSDVGAQESSMASPPIDTTQVSMVDDPPSSSNNSSSNNNNNRLSMFRNKFGFLAGRNLVPCAFRKWANIDDISSTSFQ from the coding sequence ATGCGCGATAAACACGTACTAGTACATAGCATACCTCACCAAAACCCAGCGTTTCacattatcttcttttttatttctccaaTGGGACAAGCACCGTCCACGCCGGTTTCTTCGACGGACCTGAGTCACCGGGATATTTTCACCACCGACGAATCCATCGGCCGCGACTACACCGCCGACATCCCCGACGAGTGCCTCGCCGGAATCTTCCAGTTTCTAAGCTCCGTCGACCGGAAAACCTGCTCCGCCGTGTGTCGGCGGTGGCTGCGCGTGGACGGCGAGAACCGCCAGCGCCTCTCCCTGAACGCGAAGGCGAGCCTGGTTGACTTCGTTCCGTCGCTCTTCTCGCGGTTTGACTCGGTCACGAAGCTCGCCCTGCGGTGCGACCGCAAGTCCACGAGCGTAAACGACGACGCTTTGGTCCTGATCTCGCTGCGGTGCAGGAATCTGGTGCGGCTGAAGCTGCGCGGGTGCAGGGAAGTCACCGAGCACGGAATGGCCGACGTGGCGAAGAACTGCACGAATCTGAAGAAGCTCTCGTGCGGTTCGTGCGCGTTCGGCGCAAAGGGCGTTTACGCTTTCGTTAACAACTCCATCGTTCTTGAAGAGGTTTCTATCAAGAGGCTTCGAGGGGTTGAAAAAGATAATAACGATGGCGTTGACGGCGCCGAATCGCTTCCTCTTTCCGTTACTTCCTCTTCGTTGAGATCGATTTGCCTCAAGGAGCTCGTTAACGGCCACTGTTTCGCGCCGTTAATAGTTAATTCGAAGAAGCTTGAAACGCTGAAGCTGATTCGGTGTTTGGGGGATTGGGATGTGACTCTGGAAAGTGTTGGAAAGTTGAATTCAGGGTTGGTTGAGATTCATTTAGAGAAGGTTCAGGTTAGCGATGTGGGACTTTTGGGGGTTTCTAAGTGTTTGAAGTTGGAGTCTTTGCACCTTGTGAAAACACCCGAGTGTTCCGACGTGGGACTTTGCGAAGTTGCGGAGAGGTGTAAGATGCTGAAGAAGCTTCACATTGATGGGTGGAGGACCAACAGGATTGGGGATTGTGGCTTGATGTCTGTTGCCAAACACTGTCCTAACTTGCAGGAGCTTGTGCTGATTGCTATGTATCCCACGTCTTTGAGTTTGGCTGCGATTGTTTCTGGTTGCCAGGGTTTGGAGAGGTTTGCACTTTGTGGGATTTGTACGGTTGGTGATGCAGAGATAGAGAGCATTGTGGCAAAGTGTGGGGCACTGAGGAAGCTGTGCATTAAGGGGTGCCCCGTGTCGAATGCTGGGATTGCGGCTTTGGCTTCAGGGTGTCCCAATTTGGTTAAGCTCAAGGTGAGGAAGTGCAGAAGGGTTAATGGTGAAGTTGTGGAGTGGCTGCGTGAGAGGAGGAGTTCTCTGGTGTTTAGTATTGATTACAGTACTGAAGTTGAGGCTTTGGATGGAAGTGGTAGTGATGTTGGCGCTCAGGAAAGTAGCATGGCGTCTCCTCCAATCGACACAACACAAGTGTCCATGGTTGATGATCCTCCTTCAAGCAGTAATaatagcagcagcaacaacaacaacaacagattGTCTATGTTCAGGAACAAGTTTGGATTTTTGGCTGGTAGGAATTTGGTGCCATGTGCCTTCAGAAAGTGGGCCAACATTGATGACATCTCAAGTACCAGCTTTcaatga